Below is a window of Brachyspira hampsonii DNA.
TTAGAATATTGTTTTTACTGCTTTTTTGTAAAAATTCTATTATTTATTATTATTTATAAAGATAAAATATCATATAAGGAAAATATTATGAAAAAAATACATTCCATTAGAGTAAAAATGCCTATAGCTATAAGTATTTTAAGTACAGTATTTCTAGTTTTAATAGTTATTATACTATCATACAGATCCCATTTAATAGTTAAAGATGCCACATTGAATGGTTTTAATAATACAGTCAATGGTTATAAAGACATGCTTGATGTTTGGCTTGATGATAATAGGAATTTGATAGAAACTTATTCTGTATCTCCTATAGTAAGAAATTATCTTTTAAACAGAAATGTAGATATTAGAAGTACGCTTACAGAGTTTGAAGCTATTAATGAATATGTGCTTGATGTAGGCGTTACAGATACTAATGGAATAGTTTTAGACAATGTTAATAATGTAAAAATAGGTGAAAATATCACAACGGTAAGACCTAATATTTTAAATATATTAAAAAATAATAATAATAAAGCCTCTTTTGATGATAGTATACAAAGATCAAGTGCTGATAATAAATGGTCATTAGCTGCTATTTGCGGTGTTAATTATAATGGGGAATATATAGGAAATATATATATGATTTTGGATTGGGAGGAGCTTGCCGTAAAACTTCAGGAATTAAAATTGCCGGAAAGAACTAGAATATTTGCTATTGATGATGAAGAAACTGTTTTACTTGACAGTAAAAACGAAATTAATACTAAAGCGAATGAGGCTTATGGAGAAATTATAAATAGCGGTTTATTATCAGGAGTTATGAATTATATATCTTCCGTAAGTCATGATCCTAGAACTGCAGTTTACAGTAAACTTCAAAATTTATCTTGGTATTTAATTATGGCTATGGATGATAAAATTATTTACAAGGCTAATAATGATTCTATAATGATATCTGTTATTATATGTATTTTATCTATCATTTTTATCAATATATTTGCTTTTCTTTACATTAAAAAAGTTACTCACCCTCTTAAAGTTTTGATGGAGCATGCTACTAGTATATCTGAAGGTAATATTGCTGTTAATACTAAAAACAATTATGGAAAAGATGAGTTTGGAGAATTAGAAAGAGTTTTTGACATTATGAGTGGTAGATTGGCGGAGGTTGTTTATAATGTTAATAATGCTTCTAAGGAGATAATGACTGCAGCTAAAAATATGATGGAAAGCAGCAGCGAATTATCATCAAGAACCGACACCCAGTCATATAGTCTGGAAGAAACTGCAGCCAGCATTGAAGAAATGGTTTCTAATATCAAAATTTCAGCTGAGAATTCCATACATGGTAAGGATATGATGTCTGAGTCTATTACATTTATTGAAGATGCTGCGAACATTATATCACAAACTGCTTCAAATATAGAAGATGTTCATCAATCAAGTGAGAAAATAAAAGATATTACAAAGATTATTGAAGATATAGCATTTCAAACGAATATACTTGCTCTTAATGCTTCCGTAGAGGCAGCACGTGCTGGAGATCATGGTAGGGGATTTGCTGTTGTTGCTTCTGAAGTGAGAAATTTGGCTCAAACTACTCAGGCTTCTGTAAAGGATATTACAGCATTGGTTGATAGTACCTCAAGTAAAATAGATATAGCAACACAAACTGCTAAGCAATCGCAGGATATATTCTCAAAACTTCAAAACAAAGTATTAGAAACTTCAAAGCTGATGGAAGATATCACTTCAAATGCTTTAGAACAGCAGTCTGGAACTAATCAGATAAGCACCGAAGTTAATAATATGGAAACTGCTACTACCCAAAATGCTGCTTTGGCTGAAAACTCAAGTGAGATATCAAAAAGTTTAGTTGAAAAAGCAAATTTTTTAGAAAAAAGTATTGAGTTTTTTAAAATTTCTCATAATTGAGAAGATTTAGTTATCATAATATGTAATACCTAATTATACAAATTATTTTAAATTTGCATTTCTTTTTGTTTTGTTTTATAAATATAATAACAAATAAAATAGGATAAAATTATGAGAGAGATAAAAATAACAGATATAGAAAATATTAAAATAGGAAATGCTCAAAATAAAGATGCAGCAACAGGCTGTACAGTTATAATATGTGAAAGAGGGGCAGTTACAGGTTTAGATGTTAGGGGAGGAGGTCCTGCTTCTAGAGAAAGCGAACTTACAAAACCATTTGCTTCCGCTGAAGTTATACATGCTGTACTTTTAAGCGGAGGAAGTGCTTTTGGGCTTGATGCTTCAGGCGGTGTTATGAAGTATTTAGAAGAGAGAAATATTGGTTTTGATGTAGGAGTTACAAAGGTGCCTTTGGTTTGTCAGTCTTGTATATTTGATTTGCGTGTTGGTGATTATAGAGTTCGTCCTGATATTAATATGGCTTATGAGGCTTGTGTTAATGCTCAGAATAATAATCCAAAAATGGGAAATTACGGAGCAGGTACAGGTGCTAGTGTCGGAAAAATACTAGGTGCTGATTATGCTATGAAATCCGGACTTGGTTTTTATGCAGTTCAGGTTGATGATGTGAAAGTTGGTGCTATAGTATCTGTTAATGCTTTTGGTGATATTTATGATTATGATAGCGGTAAAATGATTGCGGGGCTTCTTAATGAAAATAAAGACGGATTTAGAAGTTCTGAAGAGGAGCTTATAAAAATAACGCAGAATAATAATTTATCTTTCACTTCTAAAAATAATATAGTTACAAATACCACAATAGGAGCTGTAATTACCAATGCCAAGTTTACAAAGTCGCAAATGGGAAAAATAGCTTCTATGGCACATAACGGCTTTGCTAGGGCTATAAAACCAGTGCATACTACAGTAGACGGCGACAGTATTTATGCTATGAGTGTTGGTGATATTAATGCTAGTTTAGATTCTGTTGGAACTCTTGCTGCTATAGTTATGGGAAGAGCTATTAATAATGCTGTAAAAAGTGCTGAGCCTTCTTATGGTTTTAAATCTTATAGTGATATAATAAAAAATTAATTCTTATAAAAATTAGAATATTGTTTTTGTAAAAGTAAACTAGAAGTGCTTATTAAATTAGTGCTTCTAGTTTTTTAATTTTGTTTAGTGAAAAAATAGATTTAGGGGTGGGTGGGCGGGTAGAATAGATTAATAAAAAAAATTAATTCTTTTATTTGTAATCATTAATAGTTTTTAAGCAATCAAAAAAGCCATAGTAATTTTTATACTATGGCTTTTATATTGATAAATATTTGTTTTTATTCTTCTGTTGTTTTTTTCTTTTTAGAAGAAGGTACCTTTTTCACGCTAGATTTTTTTATTGATTTTACTTCTTCTTTGCTTTCTGCTTTCACTTTAAGAGGAGTATTAAATACTTCTTCTTTAACACTTTTTACTTCTCCCTCTTGATATGCAGAAGGATCTTCAAGCTCATCAGTGCCCCTTTTAGGGTCTTTACCAGCATAAACTAATTTGTCTTTAACTTTATCCAATTTTACTTCGCATATTCTCTCTATATCTTCTATATCGAGAGATTCTTTTTCAAATAATTCTCTTGATAAAGCCTCAAACTTATCAGCATTTTCAGCTATTAATTTTTTAGTTCTTTCGTATGCTTTCATTACAAACTTATGAACTTCTTCATCTATTTTCTGAGCAGTCTCTTCGCTGTAGTCTTTATGTCTTGCTATTTCTTTACCCAAAAATATAGGCTGTTCTTTTTGTCCGAATGATATAGGTCCTAATCTGCTCATACCCCATTCGCATACCATTCTTCTTGCAAGCTCAGTAACTCTTTCTATATCATTAGAAGCACCAGTAGTAACAGAATCTTCACCGAATTTGAACTCTTCAGCAACTCGTCCCCCAAGAAGTAAAGACATTTCATCAATAGCTTTTTTTCTTTGAAGAGTATATCTTCCGTCAGGAGGCAATGTCCAAGTAGCACCTAAACTTCTTCCTCTAGGAACTATAGTAACTTTATGCAAGGCATCAGTATTTTGAAGAAGAACTGCCATTAAAGTATGTCCTGCCTCATGATAAGCTGTATTTAATTTTTCTTTTTCACTTATCAAAATACTTCTTCTTTCAGGTCCCATCATAACTTTATCTCTTGCCTCTTCAAAGTCAGAAAGCTCTACTCTTGATTTATCGTTTCTAGCAGCAATTAAAGCAGCTTCGTTAACCATATTAGCAATATCAGCTCCTGAAAAACCAGGAGTAGCTCTTGCTAAATGATACAAGTCTATAGAAGGATCATGCTGTATTTTTGAAACATGCACTTTAAATATTCCTTCTCTTCCTTTAACATCCGGTAAATCAACAACAACTTGTCTGTCAAATCTTCCCGGACGAAGCAAAGCAGGGTCAAGTACATCAGGTCTGTTAGTAGCAGCAAATATTATTATTCTAGTATCAGTATTAAAACCGTCCATTTCAACAAGCATTTGGTTTAATGTCTGCTCTCTTTCATCATGACCGCCGCCGTATCCTGCACCTCTAGTTCTTCCTACAGCATCAAGCTCATCTATAAATATAATACAAGGAGCAGACCTCTTCCCCTGTTCAAATAAATCTCTTACCCTTGAAGCACCAACTCCTACAAACATCTCAACAAACTCAGAACCAGACATACTAAAGAATGGAACATTAGCCTCACCTGCAACAGCTTTAGCAAGTAAGGTTTTACCTGTACCCGGAGGGCCTACCAAAAGTACTCCTTTAGGTATTTTAGCACCTAATTTTGTGAATTTACTTGCATCTTTTAAGAATTGTACAACTTCCTGCAATTCTTCTTTAGCTTCTTTACAGCCTTCAACATCTTTGAAGGTAACTTTTACATCTTCTTTAGTAAGAAGTCTTGCTCTGCTTTTACCAAAGCTCATAGCTCTATTATTAGAGCCCTGAACCTGCCTAAACATAAAAAACCAAAGCAAAAACCCTATTAAAAGTATAGGCAGTAAGTTAACAAGTATAAGACTTAAATAACTAGGTTTTTCTGCCTCTCCTCTTACTTTTACATTGTTATCTATAAGTAGGTTAACAAAACCGCTTGCGGTAAAAGGTATATAAGAATAGAAGTTTATCTCTGTTATTTTTCCATTAACAGTTTCTATAGCTTTACCATTTCTTATGTTTTGATCAACTATAGTAACTTCTTTAACGACACCTTCTTTAACTTTTTGTACAACTGTAGAATAATCCCATTCCTGAGCTTTTACCTGCGGTGTTTTTTGAAAGTACATTATAGCCATTACAACTACCATTGTAAGAAGAAGTATGATTATAATTTGATTTCCGCCGCCTCCGGATTGAGGCATAGATTGTCTTCTATTATTTCTTTTACTACTCATGTATTCTCCAAACTTATTTTAACTTTTTATATATAAATAAATATTAATAAAATATCAAATATTTACAAATTTTATTATTCAGGTATATCCAAGATAGTACCATAACTATTAAAACAATGAGAAGCTAAAGCATCAACTCCTCCGCCTCTTTTAAGATAGCTGTTTATTGTTTTCCCATCTTTTTTAGCCAAATCAGGGTATTTTAAATTCATATATCCAACTATAAGTCCTTTACTAGTAGAAGCATGAATATATGTTACAGTTTCATCTTCTTTATCAACTTCTGTTACTATACCTGCATGCGTAAGTTTTTTATCATCAGATGTAGTTTTATCAAACATTATTATATCTCCTACATTCGGCAAAATATCTTTATAAATTTTTTTGTATTTTGACAAAGTAGTATATATAGTTTTTACTCCGCCGGAATCTAAAATAGCCTGCTTTTCAAATACCGCTATGTTAGAAGCCCAATAAACCGCTGCTACATAACCTGAACAGTCAAAGCGAAATGTTTTTTTCTCTTTGGAAGTAGGGTGTGTCAATGTAGCTTTTTCATTATATTTGTAATGTTTATTCAAATAAAAGTTAGCCCATTTATTTATATCATTTCTAACTTTTTGCTTTTGAGTATCATTTATTGCAACTCCTTTTTCTTCCAACTGTTTTTGATATTCTTTATCATATCCGTAAGTTTGAGTAAATGATACTGAATTAAACAACATCATAAATAATGATAGTATAATAATATAAAAACGCATAATACACTCTTATATATAGTAAGTTATTTTATAAAATATTAATAAAAAGTCAAGGCAATTTACAATATTATTATTTATATTAATTTGGTTTTTCTAATACAGTGCCATAACTGTTAAAACAATGAGAAGCTAGTGAATAAGGAGCATCTCCTCTTCTAAGATAGCTATTTATTTGTTTTCCGTCTTTTCTTGCTAAATCAGGATATTTTAAATTCATATATCCTAAAATAGGACCTTTACTTGTAGATGAATGAATATATGTTATAGTTTCATCTTCATCTACATTTATAATAATTCCTGAATGTGTTAGCTTTTTATTTGGATTTGTAGTTCCATCAAAAAATATTATATCTCCCTTATTAGGCATAACATTTTTATATATTTTATTTTTTTTAGATAAAATATAATATATATTTTCTGTTGAGCCTTGAAGTTTAATAGATGGATTTTCAATAGCAGTCCAATATACAGCCGCCACAAATCCGGAACAGTCAAAATTAACTTTCTTTTTTTCTTTTGTAAAAGGATTAGTAATAGTATCGCTTTGATTGTATTTATATTTTTTATTCATATAATGGTTAGCCCATTTTATTATTTCAAGTCTGCTGTTTTCCTGATTGAAAGCGGGTACATTAAATAGTAATGAAATAATTAAAATACTAATACAAAAACGCATATAATCACCTATAATCTTAAAAATTTTTTTATTATTCTTTGTATAATTATTTTCATTAATTATAATATTAATATAAATCGGATTTTTCATTATAAATAATAGTTACATGTTATTATAATATAATTCTTTAATACTGAATTCATTAGATTTTAACCATTTTATTCTATATTGTATAGGCGTTATTATATTAAAAAATGCTGATAAATAAGGATATGCATTTTGAAACTGCATGGATAATCTAGTTTTAAATATGTATTTATTATTTTTATTTAGTTTATTTACATTAATTACTTCTATTCTATTTATCTGATAAATATTTTTAATTAATATTTCTAAATCAGAATTTCTAGTTTCTCTCATAGTTTCGGAGTTTAAAACTACATACTCTTTAGTGAAAAAGTCATAATATAATTTTCTGTATATATATATTTCTCTTACATTATCATTAATAAACAAATTCTTTTTTATTAAATCAATCCTATAGTTGATAAACAATATTATTCCATTATCTATATATTTTTTGATATTCTGATAAATTTCATTTTCATAATGAGTCCTTACATCAACATAAAGCATATCATCATATATATAGCTTCTTGAAAAATATAATCTTAATTCATAAGAGTATGATATTTTTGAAATAATTATAAAAAATAACAATAGTATAAAAATTCTTTTCATAATATTATTTTACTTTTTTTATCAAATATTACAATATAAAAAATCTTACTAATAATTAATTATTATAAAAATATACTTACTTCCATTCCGATTTTATTTTCCATTTTTTTGTAAGCATATAATTGTCTTGATCTCAAATATTCATATTTAAATGCAAAAACTATTCTGTAAATTTCAAAACCAACTCCTACAGCTATATTAGGATATAGTTTTTGATAGCTGTCAATAACAGGATATCCTTCTCCTCTTTTTTTTCTATTTATAGTATTAATCTCATCATAATTTCCAGCTAAATATATTCCTGTTATTAAACTTATTTCTCCCCATATAGGAAATCTAAAATCTGTTCCGAAATACATATTAAACAAATTGACAAAGTTTGATTTTTTGAATCCTGTTATAGCAAATGCAGTTCCTCCGTAAAAAGTAAACCAACCCCAATTATAGTGCAGAGAAAAATGCATCTGTTCAAAACCAACATCTCTAAATTCTTCTTCATCTTTATTGTATAATTCGCTGTCTCCTAATATATCTCCGCTTATATGAGAACAAGTATGTCTTAGAGGCGTAAATCTGAATCTTAATTTATTTTTATAAATATAATCAAAATACGCTTCAACTTGCATATGAGTACCATACATCAAACTTATTCCATAATATCTGTCATATCCTTTAGGGTAGGCTGATAAGAAAAATTGAGTCAAATAACCTACACCTATTCTGAATCTATGATCATTATTATATTCAAATGCTATTGGAGATGCCTCTGTTGCTAATGTAGGCTGATGAAATATTAATACAGAATCAAAATCATAATTACCTTTATTATACATCTCTTTTATATTTAAAATATCACCGAACCAAAATTTACTGTTATAAACATTAGGATCAAGCCAGCCGTATAAATATCTGTCTGTTTCAAAGTTTCTAAATGGATTATATCTCCATTTTATTTTTGTATTTTCTCTGTATTCATTCATTTTGTTTTCTAAAGAATTTTCATTTTCTGTATTTTGTGAATAAATAGGCAAAGTAAATAAAATGAATATTATAATATATAATAGCTTTTTCATAATGATTTCCAATTTTTTATAAATAAGCAAACATTATATATGAAAAAATCATTTTTTCAATAAATTACAAATTATAAAGTTATTTTTTTTCAGCAAGCAGATTTATATATGGTTCTGTTTCTATACAGTTTTTATCTATGCCTATTTCATTTAATATGGATTTTAATTGAATTATTTGATTTTCTACAGTTTCATTTGAGTTTAAAAACTCTATTTCTATAAAGTTGTCTAAATTTTTTATTTTTGAAATTTCTACTAAAGCATTTTTATATATAAAGGCATAACCTTTTTTTTCTTTTTTTACATACTCTTTATATTTTTGAAGTTTTGATAGGAAGTTAATAATAAATCTTGCTTTTTTCTTGCTGACTTTAATTTCTATTTCTTCATTAACTTCTACACCTTCAATTAAGTTTCTTTCTTTTGTACAGAAAGTATATCCGCCATGTTCTATTCTAAGTCTTATACAGTCGCTAGTTTTTATATTTTTTTCTTTTATGTCATTTTCTTTTGCATAGTAAATATCTTTTTTGAAATACTTTTTTTTGAACTTAGCATTATTTCTTAAAAAATTTAAAACAGAGTCAAAATCTTTTATATATGCTTTTATTTCAATTTCAGAGTTTGCCATATTTTATTCAGTATATTCCTTAGTGCTGTCATCTACATGTATTTTCTGCTTATCATAAATTAAAGGAGCAAGTTTTTCAAATAAGATAAATGCAGGTGAAGATAATATTACTGTAAGAGGAAGACCCACAAGTAATTCAGATCTTATTAATACAGCAACATTTGAAAGATCTGAATATATAGAAGTTACCAAAAATAATGCTATAATTTTTATTAAATATCCAATTAAAGTTACAAATATTCCTGCAGCAATTTGTTTGATGAATATTCTTGTATTGAAGAAACCAACAAAGAAACCTATGTTTAAAAATATTATAGCATAAGAACCGAAAGTACCGCTTGAAACAATATCCTGCAAAAGCCCTATGATAAAACCATATATTATTCCGTCAAATGAACCATATCTAAATGCTATGAATACTAAAAAAATTAAAAGTAAATCAGGTTTAGCACCTAATGCCACTCTTATTAAATCATAAGCCGGAGATGACTGTATAAGAAGCAAAATCAGAGTTGTAATGATTACTGTTACTATTCTTTTCATTTAGCATCTCCGTTTTCTGCATTATCTTCTTCATTAGCAAGCATAATTATTTCTTGGTCCGGAACTTTTTTTATAACATAAACATTTTCCAAAGTAGAGAAATTAACAGTAGGCTCTACATATAGATCATGGAAAAGTCCGTAATTTTTCTTTTCAACTTTGAATATTGTTCCTACTAATATACCTTTAGGAAATACTCCGCCCATACCGCTTGTAACAACTCTTTCACCTTCTTCAACATCCATTTGTAAATCTATATACTGCAAATGTGTTTGAGTGGATTTAGGGCTTTG
It encodes the following:
- a CDS encoding DUF4390 domain-containing protein, whose product is MKRIFILLLFFIIISKISYSYELRLYFSRSYIYDDMLYVDVRTHYENEIYQNIKKYIDNGIILFINYRIDLIKKNLFINDNVREIYIYRKLYYDFFTKEYVVLNSETMRETRNSDLEILIKNIYQINRIEVINVNKLNKNNKYIFKTRLSMQFQNAYPYLSAFFNIITPIQYRIKWLKSNEFSIKELYYNNM
- a CDS encoding DUF3149 domain-containing protein; amino-acid sequence: MLIFSISVIFISLIILSYFICYYIYKTKQKEMQI
- a CDS encoding methyl-accepting chemotaxis protein, whose product is MKKIHSIRVKMPIAISILSTVFLVLIVIILSYRSHLIVKDATLNGFNNTVNGYKDMLDVWLDDNRNLIETYSVSPIVRNYLLNRNVDIRSTLTEFEAINEYVLDVGVTDTNGIVLDNVNNVKIGENITTVRPNILNILKNNNNKASFDDSIQRSSADNKWSLAAICGVNYNGEYIGNIYMILDWEELAVKLQELKLPERTRIFAIDDEETVLLDSKNEINTKANEAYGEIINSGLLSGVMNYISSVSHDPRTAVYSKLQNLSWYLIMAMDDKIIYKANNDSIMISVIICILSIIFINIFAFLYIKKVTHPLKVLMEHATSISEGNIAVNTKNNYGKDEFGELERVFDIMSGRLAEVVYNVNNASKEIMTAAKNMMESSSELSSRTDTQSYSLEETAASIEEMVSNIKISAENSIHGKDMMSESITFIEDAANIISQTASNIEDVHQSSEKIKDITKIIEDIAFQTNILALNASVEAARAGDHGRGFAVVASEVRNLAQTTQASVKDITALVDSTSSKIDIATQTAKQSQDIFSKLQNKVLETSKLMEDITSNALEQQSGTNQISTEVNNMETATTQNAALAENSSEISKSLVEKANFLEKSIEFFKISHN
- a CDS encoding NlpC/P60 family protein, giving the protein MRFCISILIISLLFNVPAFNQENSRLEIIKWANHYMNKKYKYNQSDTITNPFTKEKKKVNFDCSGFVAAVYWTAIENPSIKLQGSTENIYYILSKKNKIYKNVMPNKGDIIFFDGTTNPNKKLTHSGIIINVDEDETITYIHSSTSKGPILGYMNLKYPDLARKDGKQINSYLRRGDAPYSLASHCFNSYGTVLEKPN
- a CDS encoding NlpC/P60 family protein; its protein translation is MRFYIIILSLFMMLFNSVSFTQTYGYDKEYQKQLEEKGVAINDTQKQKVRNDINKWANFYLNKHYKYNEKATLTHPTSKEKKTFRFDCSGYVAAVYWASNIAVFEKQAILDSGGVKTIYTTLSKYKKIYKDILPNVGDIIMFDKTTSDDKKLTHAGIVTEVDKEDETVTYIHASTSKGLIVGYMNLKYPDLAKKDGKTINSYLKRGGGVDALASHCFNSYGTILDIPE
- a CDS encoding P1 family peptidase, with product MREIKITDIENIKIGNAQNKDAATGCTVIICERGAVTGLDVRGGGPASRESELTKPFASAEVIHAVLLSGGSAFGLDASGGVMKYLEERNIGFDVGVTKVPLVCQSCIFDLRVGDYRVRPDINMAYEACVNAQNNNPKMGNYGAGTGASVGKILGADYAMKSGLGFYAVQVDDVKVGAIVSVNAFGDIYDYDSGKMIAGLLNENKDGFRSSEEELIKITQNNNLSFTSKNNIVTNTTIGAVITNAKFTKSQMGKIASMAHNGFARAIKPVHTTVDGDSIYAMSVGDINASLDSVGTLAAIVMGRAINNAVKSAEPSYGFKSYSDIIKN
- the cyaB gene encoding class IV adenylate cyclase — translated: MANSEIEIKAYIKDFDSVLNFLRNNAKFKKKYFKKDIYYAKENDIKEKNIKTSDCIRLRIEHGGYTFCTKERNLIEGVEVNEEIEIKVSKKKARFIINFLSKLQKYKEYVKKEKKGYAFIYKNALVEISKIKNLDNFIEIEFLNSNETVENQIIQLKSILNEIGIDKNCIETEPYINLLAEKK
- the mreD gene encoding rod shape-determining protein MreD, whose protein sequence is MKRIVTVIITTLILLLIQSSPAYDLIRVALGAKPDLLLIFLVFIAFRYGSFDGIIYGFIIGLLQDIVSSGTFGSYAIIFLNIGFFVGFFNTRIFIKQIAAGIFVTLIGYLIKIIALFLVTSIYSDLSNVAVLIRSELLVGLPLTVILSSPAFILFEKLAPLIYDKQKIHVDDSTKEYTE
- the ftsH gene encoding ATP-dependent zinc metalloprotease FtsH, coding for MSSKRNNRRQSMPQSGGGGNQIIIILLLTMVVVMAIMYFQKTPQVKAQEWDYSTVVQKVKEGVVKEVTIVDQNIRNGKAIETVNGKITEINFYSYIPFTASGFVNLLIDNNVKVRGEAEKPSYLSLILVNLLPILLIGFLLWFFMFRQVQGSNNRAMSFGKSRARLLTKEDVKVTFKDVEGCKEAKEELQEVVQFLKDASKFTKLGAKIPKGVLLVGPPGTGKTLLAKAVAGEANVPFFSMSGSEFVEMFVGVGASRVRDLFEQGKRSAPCIIFIDELDAVGRTRGAGYGGGHDEREQTLNQMLVEMDGFNTDTRIIIFAATNRPDVLDPALLRPGRFDRQVVVDLPDVKGREGIFKVHVSKIQHDPSIDLYHLARATPGFSGADIANMVNEAALIAARNDKSRVELSDFEEARDKVMMGPERRSILISEKEKLNTAYHEAGHTLMAVLLQNTDALHKVTIVPRGRSLGATWTLPPDGRYTLQRKKAIDEMSLLLGGRVAEEFKFGEDSVTTGASNDIERVTELARRMVCEWGMSRLGPISFGQKEQPIFLGKEIARHKDYSEETAQKIDEEVHKFVMKAYERTKKLIAENADKFEALSRELFEKESLDIEDIERICEVKLDKVKDKLVYAGKDPKRGTDELEDPSAYQEGEVKSVKEEVFNTPLKVKAESKEEVKSIKKSSVKKVPSSKKKKTTEE